TCTTCCTGAAGATAGAAATTGCTGGGTTGGCTAAAAAAAACATCTCTTTCAACCGTAGTTGCCAGTCTCAGCAAACAGGGGATCTGCTTCAATCAATATTTTACGCCGACATGACAAACCGAGTTTTCCGAACAAAAAGCTGTTTTTTGAGGGGTAGCAATGCTAAAAAGTGACTTGCTGCGCTATCATTTAATGCTGCTTTGTTTTGCTACGGCTTTTTTGTTATTGGTGGTGCAGTGGCATGGGGCTGATTCGATGCTGGAAAATCGCAGTTTCAGAGAGGGAGAAGAAGTAAGTAGAAAACAAAGAGAAAGCGTTTTGATTGCCAATCCCAGTTTTGAGGAAGGGATACGTGCTAAGCCATTGGCGGTTAATTCTGTAGAGGCTGAAAAATCAGGTTTAGCTAATCGGGTACGTTTAGTGGTTGACTTGAGCGATCGCAAAGTGAATATTTACCAAGACGATCGATTAAAAGCCAGTTATCCGGTAGCCGTCGGGCAGGAGGGGTGGCAAACTCCTACCGGTTCTTTTCAAGTTTTGCAAATGCAGAAAAACCCAGTCTGGCGACATCCGATCGTGAATGCTCTAGTACCGCCCGGACCGAATAATCCTTTAGGTACGCGCTGGATAGGTTTTTGGTGGGGCGATCGTCACAGTATAGGTTTTCACGGTACCAATCAAAAGGAAGGCGTCGGCAAAGCTGTTTCTCACGGTTGTTTGAGAATGCGAAATCAGGATATCGAAGCGCTTTACGAACTGGTGACGATCGGTACATCAGTAACTATTAAAAAGTAGTAAGCTTACTTTGGCCTGAAGGCACAAAGCTTTAGCCACAGACTTGAGCGATCTCGAACAGAGATGAAAATTCAATTTCAATAATTAAACAAATTTAAAATTTATTAAATAGAAAGGTACGAATAAACAGAAGTACCTAAATAAAAGAAACCTAAGTCAAAACCTTGTTCCCTTGTACCTGGAAACTTTCCCTCTGCTGCTTTCACTCAATGATAAGGTTTTCTGCGTACATTAATTAGCATCAGACGATAAAGCTTAGGCAAATTAAATTTACGCGATCTTTTAAGCACCAGAAAGATTGCCTTCTATGGAAAAAAACCGGGTTTTTCATACTCCTAATACGGCAGAATCATTCCCGATCGTTTTTCATTCTTACCGACTACCTTAAATCATCTTAATGAGTTAACTGGGGTAGTTAGTATCCAGAAAATCTATTTTGGGCTGGCTAGAAGTTGGTTTTTGTTCGTAGGTAGGAGCATAAGCTTCTAGCAAGGAACTTACTTGTTTGAGTACGTCTCTACCAGTATTTTTTCCCAAAGCTTGCCGGGAAGGGTCTAAGTGAGGTTGTTCTATGTTGCGAACGATCGCTTCGCTTACTTGCTCGCTAATTAAATCCTGTAGCTCTTCCCTCGCACGCTGGCGCTGATAGTTAGCTCCTTCTTCGGTGGTGGCATATAGGGGAGGTAGTCTGTTTAAAGCATAAGCAGCAATGTCACCTACATCCAGAACGCGATCGCTGGTTGCTTCGATTTCTGCTACCCGCGAGATTGCCTCTGTCAGCACTAACTCTTCCATCACGTTAATGAATTGCTTGCGCGGTACCGCTACTACTTCGCCAGTCAACAGCGACCCCATCAACCGATCGAGAGCCATATATTCTTCTATGGAAAGCTCTGAAGCGGTATCGCAGATTCGCGCTACTTCCGCTTCCATTGCTGGTGTCAAATAACCATCCTGTAGAGCTTGTTCAACTATTTTCTCTATACTCATAACACCTCTATATGCTCTATGACACCTTTTCGACTTAGCAAACTGGCCCTGATGTTGTCTTACCCATCAAGGGCGATCGACTGGAAATTGCTGGACAAATCATACAGGAGTTTAGCAAGAAAGCTCTCTATTTTTAACTTGTCCTTAGTTTGCTGGCCAGAACGGGTGCATTTTATTACAGTATATTTCCTAACAAATCCGGCCTATACATTACCGTCAGGAATTACCCACATTAGGTAAATGGTGGATGGGGAGATGGGGAGAAGGGGAGAAAAACTAATATTCTGAATTCTGACTCCTGAATTCTGAATTTCTCCTTCATTCAATTCCTTTGGTTCGCCAAGGAACTGGGTCAACAGATTGTCCGTTAACGTACAATCCCCAATGTAAATGGGGGCCAGTCGAAGCACCTGTAGAACCGATCGCGCCGATTGCTTGACCTGCTCGGACGAAATCGCCTTCTCGAACATCAATGCGGCTTAAGTGTAAAAATATACTTGTTACTCCTTGGCCGTGATCGATACCGATCGTATTTCCATGCAATCGGAATCCTTCCGAAACTCTTCCTACTAATGCTACCCGACCGGCAGCTGGCGCAATCACGGGCGAACCGTGTCCGCCAGCATAATCGACACCCCGATGATAGTAATCTTTCGCAAACACGCCATTGTAGTAGCGACGGACGCCGTAGATAGAAGAAATTCTGCCTCTATTTGGGGCGATAAATGGACCATTCCAATACTTTTCAGGGGTTACCAATTGTTTGAAGGCATCAACCCGATTTAATTCCTGTTGGGTCGGCTCGATGCCGCCGCCAGAAAGCCGAATCCGTTGCACGGGAAAGGAACGATTAGCTAACTGAACGGTGAGAGTTTGTTGTTCGCCTTCCGATTCAACTTGAATTTGGCGAATGCCCGGTGATTCTAAGGGGGTAGTGGGCAACAAAGCTCGATAATCAGAACCAACTAAAAATGCTGAATAGGTTTTACCTCCCATAGTTACGGTAGGAGTTGCATTCAGAGAATTTGGTTGTATTATGACTGACAAAGTATCGCCTAATTTAGGATTGGCTGGCGT
The window above is part of the Leptolyngbyaceae cyanobacterium genome. Proteins encoded here:
- a CDS encoding M23 family metallopeptidase; the protein is MTTSRRSKSWQSQLIALWNKTPSKISTLFSWAKGHRHQAIALSLGIPLAWGIALLSSPVDALEARVTPANPKLGDTLSVIIQPNSLNATPTVTMGGKTYSAFLVGSDYRALLPTTPLESPGIRQIQVESEGEQQTLTVQLANRSFPVQRIRLSGGGIEPTQQELNRVDAFKQLVTPEKYWNGPFIAPNRGRISSIYGVRRYYNGVFAKDYYHRGVDYAGGHGSPVIAPAAGRVALVGRVSEGFRLHGNTIGIDHGQGVTSIFLHLSRIDVREGDFVRAGQAIGAIGSTGASTGPHLHWGLYVNGQSVDPVPWRTKGIE
- a CDS encoding L,D-transpeptidase is translated as MLKSDLLRYHLMLLCFATAFLLLVVQWHGADSMLENRSFREGEEVSRKQRESVLIANPSFEEGIRAKPLAVNSVEAEKSGLANRVRLVVDLSDRKVNIYQDDRLKASYPVAVGQEGWQTPTGSFQVLQMQKNPVWRHPIVNALVPPGPNNPLGTRWIGFWWGDRHSIGFHGTNQKEGVGKAVSHGCLRMRNQDIEALYELVTIGTSVTIKK
- a CDS encoding late competence development ComFB family protein, yielding MSIEKIVEQALQDGYLTPAMEAEVARICDTASELSIEEYMALDRLMGSLLTGEVVAVPRKQFINVMEELVLTEAISRVAEIEATSDRVLDVGDIAAYALNRLPPLYATTEEGANYQRQRAREELQDLISEQVSEAIVRNIEQPHLDPSRQALGKNTGRDVLKQVSSLLEAYAPTYEQKPTSSQPKIDFLDTNYPS